A single region of the Variovorax terrae genome encodes:
- the rpsN gene encoding 30S ribosomal protein S14 produces the protein MAKVALIERELKREKLAAKYAKKYAELKAIANDAKRSDEERAAARLGLQKLPRNANPTRQRNRCEITGRPRGTFRQFGLGRAKIRELAFAGDIPGVTKASW, from the coding sequence GTGGCTAAAGTAGCTTTGATCGAGCGTGAGCTCAAGCGAGAAAAACTGGCTGCCAAGTACGCGAAGAAATACGCGGAACTCAAGGCCATTGCAAATGATGCCAAGCGTAGCGACGAAGAGCGCGCTGCAGCCCGTCTGGGCCTGCAGAAGCTCCCGCGCAACGCCAACCCGACGCGTCAGCGCAACCGTTGCGAGATCACGGGCCGTCCGCGCGGAACCTTCCGCCAGTTCGGCCTGGGTCGCGCCAAGATCCGTGAACTGGCCTTCGCCGGTGACATCCCCGGTGTCACCAAGGCCAGCTGGTAA
- a CDS encoding LysR substrate-binding domain-containing protein produces MTLTELKYIVAVAREKHFGKAAEACYVSQPTLSVAIKKLEDELEVKLFERSANEVTVTPLGEEIVRQAQSVLEQAANIKEIAKRGKDPLAGPLKLGIIYTIGPYLLPDLVRQAIAHTPQMPLMLQENFTVKLLEMLRTGEIDCAILAEPFPDTGLAMAPLYDEPFMAAVPSHHALATRQAVTAQELKSETMLLLGTGHCFRDHVLEVCPEFARFSSDAEGIRKSFEGSSLETIKHMVAAGMGVTLVPRLSVPREAFEPKKRKKDEDAFVKYLPITDEQGGGPPMRRVVLAWRRSFTRYEAIAALRNAIYACELPGVKRLS; encoded by the coding sequence ATGACTCTGACGGAGCTCAAGTACATCGTCGCCGTTGCGCGCGAAAAGCACTTCGGCAAGGCCGCCGAGGCCTGCTACGTCTCGCAGCCCACGCTGTCGGTGGCGATCAAGAAGCTGGAGGACGAGCTCGAGGTCAAGCTGTTCGAGCGCAGCGCCAACGAGGTCACCGTCACGCCGCTGGGCGAGGAGATCGTGCGCCAGGCGCAGAGCGTGCTGGAGCAGGCCGCCAACATCAAGGAAATCGCCAAGCGCGGCAAGGACCCGCTGGCCGGGCCGCTGAAGCTGGGCATCATCTACACCATCGGCCCCTACCTGCTGCCCGACCTGGTGCGCCAGGCGATCGCGCACACGCCGCAGATGCCGCTGATGCTGCAGGAGAACTTCACCGTCAAGCTGCTGGAGATGCTGCGCACCGGCGAGATCGACTGCGCCATCCTGGCCGAGCCCTTCCCCGACACCGGCCTGGCGATGGCGCCGCTGTACGACGAGCCGTTCATGGCCGCCGTGCCGAGCCACCACGCGCTGGCCACGCGCCAGGCCGTCACCGCCCAGGAGCTCAAGAGCGAGACCATGCTGCTGCTGGGCACCGGCCACTGCTTTCGCGACCACGTGCTCGAGGTCTGCCCCGAGTTCGCGCGCTTCTCCAGCGATGCCGAAGGCATCCGCAAGAGCTTCGAGGGCTCGTCGCTGGAGACCATCAAGCACATGGTGGCGGCCGGCATGGGCGTGACGCTGGTGCCGCGGCTGAGCGTGCCCCGGGAGGCGTTCGAGCCCAAGAAGCGCAAGAAGGACGAGGACGCTTTCGTCAAGTACCTGCCGATCACCGACGAGCAAGGCGGTGGCCCGCCGATGCGCCGCGTGGTGCTGGCCTGGCGCCGCAGCTTCACCCGCTACGAAGCCATCGCCGCCTTGCGCAACGCCATCTACGCCTGCGAGCTGCCAGGCGTGAAGCGCCTGTCCTGA
- the rplN gene encoding 50S ribosomal protein L14, which translates to MIQTESRLEVADNTGAKSVLCIKVLGGSKRRYASVGDIIKVSIKEAAPRGRVKKGEVYSAVVVRTAKGIRRGDGSLVKFDGNAAVLLNNKLEPIGTRIFGPVTRELRTEKFMKIVSLAPEVL; encoded by the coding sequence ATGATCCAGACTGAATCCCGGTTAGAGGTTGCCGACAACACCGGCGCGAAGTCCGTTCTGTGCATCAAGGTGCTCGGCGGCTCCAAGCGTCGTTACGCAAGCGTTGGCGACATCATCAAGGTGAGCATCAAGGAAGCTGCTCCGCGTGGCCGCGTCAAAAAAGGCGAGGTTTACAGTGCGGTGGTGGTGCGTACGGCCAAGGGCATCCGCCGTGGCGATGGCTCGCTCGTCAAATTCGATGGCAACGCAGCCGTGTTGCTGAACAACAAGCTGGAGCCCATCGGCACCCGCATCTTCGGACCCGTGACGCGTGAACTGCGTACCGAGAAGTTCATGAAGATCGTGTCCCTGGCTCCTGAAGTTCTGTAA
- the rpmD gene encoding 50S ribosomal protein L30 — protein MTTQQTVKIQLVRSPIGCKESHRATVRGLGLRKLNSTSELQDTPAVRGMINKISYLIKVL, from the coding sequence ATGACGACGCAACAAACAGTCAAGATCCAGCTGGTTCGCAGCCCTATCGGCTGCAAGGAATCGCACCGCGCCACCGTTCGCGGCCTGGGCCTGCGCAAGCTCAACAGCACGAGCGAACTGCAGGATACGCCCGCGGTGCGCGGCATGATCAACAAGATCAGCTACCTGATCAAAGTGCTTTAA
- the rpsE gene encoding 30S ribosomal protein S5 has protein sequence MAKVQAKMQTKGQDEGRDDGLREKMIAVNRVTKVVKGGRILGFAALTVVGDGDGRVGMGKGKSKEVPAAVQKAMEEARRNMTKVTLKNGSLHHKVFGQHGAASVMMSPAPKGTGIIAGGPMRAVFEVMGITDIVAKSHGSTNPYNMVRATFDALKNSTTPAEVAAKRGKTVEELFA, from the coding sequence ATGGCTAAAGTTCAAGCAAAAATGCAAACTAAGGGTCAGGACGAAGGTCGTGACGATGGTCTGCGCGAAAAAATGATCGCGGTCAACCGCGTGACCAAGGTGGTGAAGGGGGGCCGTATCCTCGGTTTCGCCGCACTGACCGTGGTCGGCGACGGTGACGGCCGCGTGGGCATGGGCAAAGGCAAGTCCAAGGAAGTGCCGGCCGCCGTGCAGAAGGCGATGGAAGAAGCCCGCCGCAACATGACCAAGGTCACGCTGAAGAACGGCTCGCTGCACCACAAGGTGTTCGGCCAGCACGGCGCCGCTTCCGTCATGATGAGCCCCGCCCCCAAGGGTACCGGCATCATCGCCGGCGGCCCGATGCGCGCGGTGTTCGAAGTCATGGGCATCACCGATATCGTGGCCAAGAGCCATGGTTCGACCAATCCCTACAACATGGTTCGTGCCACGTTCGACGCGCTGAAGAACTCCACCACCCCGGCGGAAGTTGCAGCCAAGCGCGGCAAGACCGTTGAAGAACTCTTCGCCTGA
- the ubiA gene encoding 4-hydroxybenzoate octaprenyltransferase has protein sequence MRRERLRLYLDLIRWDRPAGWLLLLWPSLSALWIAAHGFPGWPLVAVFTLGTILMRSAGCCVNDVADREFDRHVKRTAQRPVTAGKVSVKEALVLGAVLALAAFALVLTTNAAAIAWSFAALAVALIYPYAKRYVSMPQAVLGVAFSFGIPMAFAAVQSRVPLTAWVLLLGNLFWVLAYDTEYAMVDRDDDLKIGMKTSAITLGRLDVAVVMLSYLAYLAIWVGVLASRSLGAIFYVAIGIAAAQAAWHYTLIRGRTREGCFKAFRLNHWVGFTVFAGIAGSYALA, from the coding sequence ATGCGGCGCGAGCGGCTGCGGCTGTACCTGGACCTGATCCGCTGGGATCGCCCGGCCGGCTGGCTGCTGCTGCTGTGGCCCTCGCTGAGCGCGCTCTGGATCGCCGCCCACGGCTTCCCCGGCTGGCCCCTGGTGGCGGTGTTCACGCTGGGCACCATCCTGATGCGCAGCGCGGGCTGCTGCGTCAACGACGTGGCCGACCGCGAGTTCGACCGCCACGTCAAGCGCACCGCGCAGCGGCCGGTGACGGCCGGCAAGGTGTCGGTGAAGGAAGCGCTGGTGCTCGGGGCCGTGCTGGCCCTGGCGGCCTTCGCGCTGGTGCTGACCACCAACGCCGCCGCCATCGCCTGGTCGTTCGCGGCGCTGGCCGTCGCGCTGATCTATCCCTATGCCAAGCGCTACGTGTCGATGCCGCAGGCGGTGCTGGGCGTGGCCTTCAGCTTCGGCATCCCGATGGCGTTCGCCGCCGTGCAGTCGCGCGTGCCGCTGACGGCCTGGGTGCTGCTGCTGGGCAACCTGTTCTGGGTGCTGGCCTACGACACCGAGTACGCCATGGTGGACCGCGACGACGACCTGAAGATCGGCATGAAGACCTCGGCCATCACGCTCGGCCGCCTCGATGTGGCCGTGGTCATGCTCAGCTACCTGGCTTACCTGGCAATTTGGGTCGGGGTCCTTGCCAGCCGGTCATTGGGTGCTATCTTTTATGTAGCAATCGGCATCGCGGCGGCGCAGGCGGCCTGGCACTACACGCTGATCCGCGGGCGCACCCGCGAGGGCTGCTTCAAGGCTTTCCGGCTCAACCACTGGGTCGGGTTCACCGTGTTCGCGGGCATCGCGGGCAGCTACGCGCTGGCGTGA
- the rpsH gene encoding 30S ribosomal protein S8: MSMSDPIADLLTRIRNAQMVAKATVSVPSSKVKVAIAQVLKDEGYIDGFQVKTEAGKSELEIALKYYAGRPVIERIERVSRPGLRVYKGRDAIPQVQNGLGVAIVTTPKGVMTDRKARATGVGGEVLCYVA, encoded by the coding sequence ATGAGCATGAGTGATCCCATCGCCGACCTGCTGACCCGTATCCGCAATGCGCAAATGGTGGCCAAGGCCACCGTGTCGGTGCCCTCTTCCAAGGTGAAGGTGGCCATTGCGCAGGTGCTGAAGGACGAAGGTTACATCGACGGCTTCCAGGTCAAGACCGAAGCCGGCAAGTCCGAGCTTGAAATTGCCCTGAAGTATTACGCCGGCCGCCCCGTGATCGAGCGTATCGAGCGCGTGAGCCGTCCCGGTCTGCGCGTGTACAAGGGCCGCGACGCCATTCCCCAGGTCCAGAACGGCCTGGGTGTGGCCATCGTCACTACGCCTAAGGGCGTGATGACCGACCGCAAGGCGCGCGCTACCGGTGTCGGTGGCGAAGTGCTGTGCTACGTGGCTTAA
- the rplE gene encoding 50S ribosomal protein L5, which yields MARLQQHYREKVAPELTQKFGYKSPMEVPRITKITLNMGVSEAVSDKKVMDNAVGDLTKIAGQKPVVTKAKKAIAGFKIREGQAIGAMVTLRGVRMYEFLDRFVTVALPRVRDFRGISGRAFDGRGNYNIGVKEQIIFPEIEYDKVDALRGLNISITTTAKTDEECKALLAGFRFPFKN from the coding sequence ATGGCACGACTGCAACAACACTACCGCGAAAAAGTGGCTCCCGAGCTCACGCAGAAGTTCGGCTACAAGTCGCCCATGGAGGTGCCGCGCATCACCAAGATCACGCTCAACATGGGCGTGAGCGAGGCGGTGTCCGACAAGAAGGTCATGGACAACGCTGTGGGCGACCTGACCAAGATCGCCGGCCAGAAGCCGGTGGTGACCAAGGCCAAGAAGGCCATCGCGGGCTTCAAGATCCGCGAAGGCCAGGCCATCGGCGCCATGGTCACGCTGCGCGGCGTGCGCATGTATGAGTTCCTGGACCGTTTCGTCACCGTGGCCCTGCCGCGCGTGCGCGACTTCCGCGGCATTTCCGGCCGCGCGTTCGACGGCCGCGGCAACTACAACATCGGCGTCAAGGAACAGATCATTTTCCCCGAGATCGAGTACGACAAGGTTGATGCCCTGCGCGGTCTGAATATCAGCATCACCACGACGGCCAAGACCGATGAAGAGTGCAAGGCACTGCTCGCCGGCTTCCGTTTCCCGTTCAAGAACTGA
- a CDS encoding glycerol-3-phosphate dehydrogenase/oxidase, whose amino-acid sequence MTTDLLPRPTHRAELMARLGEPRRYDVAVIGGGATGLGVALDAAARGFSVVLVESHDFAKGTSSRATKLVHGGVRYLAQGNISLVREALHERATLLRNAPHLAQPLPFVMPSYRLWETPFYGAGLKMYDALAGQAGLGATEFLGREAALRHLPNAQPQGLRGGVKYWDGQFDDARLALALARTAAARGALLVNYCAATGLVHEDGKVAGLLCQDRETGREYRLQAGCVVNAAGVWVDELRQKDGEAGGRATRPLVAPSQGTHLVVDRSFSPTDHAILVPRTADGRVLFVVPWLGKTILGTTDTPRHDLAREPDAFAADIEFILGESARYLRRAPTRADVRSLWVGLRPLVRPQGDDGDSTKGLSREHTVLVSRSRLVTVTGGKWTTYRAMAEDVLDKCFEHGLLPRARPGATVHLPLVGARERQPGQPGISDPPGLHAYGSEEDAVAALPGAQRELGGGLTEAMVRFAARHEYARTVEDVLARRSRLLFLDARQAGALATEAGAILQQETGADPQVVAFSALARHYGQLPG is encoded by the coding sequence ATGACGACCGACCTCCTTCCCCGGCCGACACACCGCGCCGAGCTGATGGCCCGCCTGGGCGAGCCGCGCCGCTACGACGTGGCCGTGATCGGCGGCGGCGCCACCGGCCTGGGCGTGGCGCTGGACGCCGCCGCGCGCGGTTTTTCGGTGGTGCTGGTCGAGTCGCACGATTTCGCCAAGGGCACGTCCTCGCGCGCCACCAAGCTGGTGCACGGCGGCGTGCGCTACCTCGCGCAGGGCAACATCTCGCTGGTGCGCGAGGCCCTGCACGAGCGCGCCACGCTGCTGCGCAACGCGCCGCACCTGGCCCAGCCGCTGCCGTTCGTGATGCCGTCCTACCGCCTCTGGGAGACCCCGTTCTACGGCGCCGGCCTCAAGATGTATGACGCGCTGGCCGGCCAGGCCGGCCTGGGCGCGACCGAGTTCCTGGGCCGCGAGGCCGCCCTGCGCCACCTGCCCAACGCGCAGCCGCAAGGACTGCGCGGCGGCGTGAAGTACTGGGACGGCCAGTTCGACGACGCCCGGCTGGCGCTGGCGCTGGCGCGCACGGCGGCGGCCCGGGGGGCGCTGCTGGTCAATTACTGCGCGGCCACCGGCCTGGTCCACGAGGACGGCAAGGTGGCCGGGCTGCTTTGCCAGGACCGCGAAACCGGGCGCGAGTACCGGCTGCAGGCCGGCTGCGTCGTCAATGCCGCCGGCGTCTGGGTGGACGAGCTCCGCCAGAAGGACGGCGAGGCCGGCGGCCGGGCGACCCGGCCCCTGGTGGCGCCCAGCCAGGGCACGCACCTCGTGGTGGACCGGTCGTTCTCGCCCACGGACCACGCCATCCTGGTGCCCCGAACCGCCGACGGGCGGGTGCTGTTCGTCGTGCCCTGGCTGGGCAAGACGATCCTCGGCACCACCGACACGCCGCGCCATGACCTGGCGCGCGAACCGGATGCGTTTGCCGCCGACATCGAATTCATCCTGGGCGAATCGGCCCGCTACCTGCGCCGCGCGCCCACCCGCGCCGATGTCCGCAGCCTCTGGGTCGGCCTGCGGCCGCTGGTCCGGCCGCAGGGCGACGACGGCGACAGCACCAAGGGCCTGAGCCGCGAGCACACGGTGCTGGTCAGCCGCAGCCGCCTCGTCACCGTGACCGGCGGCAAATGGACCACCTACCGCGCTATGGCCGAGGATGTGCTCGACAAGTGCTTCGAGCATGGGCTGCTGCCCCGGGCCCGGCCCGGGGCGACCGTGCACCTGCCGCTGGTGGGGGCCCGGGAGCGCCAGCCGGGCCAGCCCGGCATCAGCGATCCGCCCGGCCTGCATGCCTACGGCAGCGAGGAGGACGCGGTGGCCGCCCTGCCCGGGGCGCAGCGCGAGCTGGGCGGCGGCCTGACCGAGGCGATGGTGCGCTTCGCCGCCCGGCATGAATATGCGCGGACGGTGGAAGACGTGCTGGCAAGGCGCTCCCGGCTGCTGTTCCTGGACGCCCGCCAGGCCGGCGCCCTGGCCACGGAGGCGGGCGCCATCCTGCAGCAGGAAACCGGGGCCGACCCCCAGGTGGTCGCGTTTTCGGCCCTGGCGCGACACTATGGCCAATTGCCCGGCTGA
- the rplR gene encoding 50S ribosomal protein L18 produces the protein MLTKKEQRLRRARQTRIRIATQGVARLTVNRTNLHIYASVISGDGAKVLASASTAEADVRKALGGSGKGGNTAAAQAIGKRIAEKAKAAGVEKVAFDRSGFAYHGRVKALADAAREAGLQF, from the coding sequence ATGTTGACCAAGAAAGAGCAGCGTCTTCGCCGGGCCCGTCAGACCCGCATCCGCATCGCCACGCAAGGCGTTGCGCGCCTGACGGTGAACCGTACCAATCTGCATATCTATGCCAGCGTGATCTCGGGCGACGGCGCCAAGGTGCTGGCCAGCGCGTCCACGGCCGAGGCCGATGTGCGCAAGGCGCTGGGCGGCTCCGGCAAGGGTGGCAACACCGCCGCGGCCCAGGCCATCGGCAAGCGCATCGCCGAGAAGGCGAAGGCTGCCGGCGTCGAGAAGGTGGCATTCGACCGCTCGGGCTTTGCCTACCACGGTCGCGTCAAGGCGCTGGCCGATGCCGCGCGTGAAGCCGGCTTGCAGTTCTAA
- the proC gene encoding pyrroline-5-carboxylate reductase: MNTQHIAFVGGGNMASAIIGGLLKQGFTAGQIDVVEPFAEARAKLQQQFGITALEGPGAALDRATLVVWAVKPQSFKDAALQSRFHTKAALHLSVAAGIPSDSIARWLGTERVVRCMPNTPALVRKGMTGLYARPAVTAQDRQAAEQVIRTTGEFLWVEREDLLDAVTALSGSGPAYVFYFLEAMTQAGTDMGLSREQAHQLSVGTFVGASELARSSNEPPEILRQRVTSKGGTTHAAISSMEQDNLKTLFERALHAARRRAHELGDEFGAG, encoded by the coding sequence ATGAACACACAGCACATTGCCTTCGTCGGCGGCGGCAACATGGCCAGCGCCATCATCGGCGGCCTGCTCAAGCAGGGCTTCACCGCGGGCCAGATCGACGTGGTCGAGCCGTTTGCCGAGGCCCGCGCCAAGCTCCAGCAGCAGTTCGGCATCACCGCCCTGGAAGGCCCCGGCGCGGCGCTGGACCGGGCCACCCTGGTGGTCTGGGCCGTCAAGCCGCAGAGCTTCAAGGACGCCGCCCTGCAAAGCCGCTTCCACACCAAGGCCGCGCTGCACCTGAGCGTGGCGGCCGGCATCCCCAGCGACAGCATCGCCCGCTGGCTCGGCACCGAGCGCGTGGTGCGCTGCATGCCCAACACGCCGGCCCTGGTGCGCAAGGGCATGACGGGCCTGTACGCGCGGCCCGCCGTCACGGCGCAGGACCGGCAGGCGGCGGAGCAGGTCATCCGCACCACGGGCGAGTTCCTCTGGGTCGAGCGCGAAGACCTGCTCGACGCGGTGACGGCGCTGTCAGGCTCGGGCCCGGCCTATGTGTTCTATTTCCTCGAGGCCATGACGCAGGCCGGCACCGACATGGGCCTGTCGCGCGAGCAGGCGCACCAGTTGTCGGTGGGCACGTTCGTCGGCGCCTCCGAGCTGGCCCGCAGCTCCAACGAGCCGCCCGAGATCCTGCGCCAGCGCGTCACCTCCAAGGGCGGCACCACGCATGCCGCCATCAGCTCGATGGAGCAGGACAACCTCAAGACGCTGTTCGAGCGCGCCCTGCACGCCGCCCGGCGCCGCGCCCACGAGCTGGGCGACGAATTCGGCGCGGGCTGA
- the rplF gene encoding 50S ribosomal protein L6, producing the protein MSRVGKMPVAVPAGVDVSIKEDQISVKGAGGTLSLALNVLVNVKNDAGKLSFEPANESREANAMSGTMRQLVNNMVVGVTKGFEKKLSLVGVGYKAQAQGAKLNLSVGFSHPVNKDMPAGITVATPAPTEIVIKGADRQRVGQVAAEIRAIRPPEPYKGKGIRYADEKITIKETKKK; encoded by the coding sequence ATGTCCCGTGTAGGAAAAATGCCCGTCGCCGTCCCCGCTGGTGTGGACGTGTCGATCAAGGAAGACCAGATCAGCGTCAAGGGCGCCGGCGGCACGCTGTCGCTGGCCCTGAACGTGCTGGTCAACGTAAAGAACGATGCCGGCAAGCTGAGCTTCGAGCCCGCGAACGAATCGCGCGAAGCCAACGCCATGAGCGGCACCATGCGTCAGCTGGTGAACAACATGGTGGTCGGCGTGACCAAGGGCTTCGAGAAGAAGCTGAGCCTGGTCGGCGTGGGCTACAAGGCCCAGGCGCAAGGCGCCAAGCTGAACCTGTCGGTGGGCTTCTCCCACCCGGTCAACAAGGACATGCCCGCCGGTATCACCGTGGCGACGCCTGCCCCGACCGAAATCGTGATCAAGGGCGCTGACCGTCAGCGCGTGGGTCAAGTGGCCGCTGAGATTCGTGCGATTCGCCCGCCCGAGCCCTACAAGGGCAAGGGCATCCGCTATGCGGATGAGAAGATCACGATCAAAGAGACCAAGAAGAAATAA
- the rplX gene encoding 50S ribosomal protein L24: MNKIRKGDEIIVLAGRDKGKRGKVSLRKDDSHLVVDGINLVKKHTKPNPLKGTTGGIVEKAMPIHQSNVAIFNAATGKADRVGIKLLADGKRVRVYKSSGEEIKVA; the protein is encoded by the coding sequence ATGAACAAGATTCGCAAAGGCGACGAAATCATCGTGCTCGCGGGGCGCGACAAGGGCAAGCGCGGCAAGGTATCGCTGCGCAAGGACGATTCCCATCTGGTGGTCGACGGCATCAATCTGGTGAAGAAACACACCAAGCCGAACCCCCTCAAGGGCACCACCGGTGGCATCGTCGAGAAGGCCATGCCGATCCACCAGTCCAACGTGGCGATCTTCAACGCCGCCACGGGCAAGGCTGACCGCGTGGGCATCAAGTTGCTGGCTGACGGCAAGCGCGTTCGCGTTTACAAGTCCAGCGGCGAAGAAATCAAGGTGGCATGA
- the rplO gene encoding 50S ribosomal protein L15, protein MELNGIKPAAGAKHAKRRVGRGIGSGLGKTAGRGHKGQKSRSGGYHKVGFEGGQMPLQRRLPKRGFKSHLLKFNAEVTLSALEQLGAAEVDLLALKQAGLVGELAKVVKVIKSGSISKAVKLTGIGATAGAKAAIEAAGGSVAA, encoded by the coding sequence ATGGAACTCAATGGCATCAAGCCCGCCGCCGGCGCCAAGCACGCCAAGCGCCGCGTGGGCCGCGGCATCGGCTCCGGCCTGGGCAAGACCGCAGGCCGCGGTCACAAGGGCCAGAAGTCGCGTTCGGGCGGCTACCACAAGGTGGGCTTCGAAGGCGGTCAAATGCCGCTGCAGCGCCGCCTGCCCAAGCGCGGCTTCAAGTCGCACCTGCTGAAGTTCAACGCCGAAGTCACCCTGAGCGCGCTCGAGCAGCTCGGCGCCGCCGAGGTGGACCTGCTGGCACTCAAGCAGGCTGGCTTGGTCGGCGAACTCGCCAAGGTGGTCAAGGTCATCAAGTCGGGCTCGATCAGCAAGGCTGTCAAGCTCACCGGGATCGGTGCAACTGCGGGTGCCAAGGCTGCCATTGAAGCGGCTGGTGGCAGCGTGGCCGCCTGA
- a CDS encoding Dyp-type peroxidase, whose amino-acid sequence MNHAQPGILPPVPAVGRYVFFSLAHREGARDALARLAPLADGATVVVALGPSLVAAVGAAVPGLREFPAMAGPGVEVPSTPTALLCWLRGSDRGDLVLKTRLLEKALAPAFHLDRAIEAFRHGPVDSDHGRDLTGYEDGTENPEGEAAEAAAFVQAGGPGLDGSSFVAVQQWVHDFDAFERMSPAEQDNAIGRRRSDNEELEDAPEASHVKRTAQESFDPEAFVLRRSMPWAMGSRAGLLFVAFGKSLDAFEAQMRRMAGQDDGIVDALFGFSRPLSGAYFWCPPMLGGRLDLRQLGL is encoded by the coding sequence ATGAACCACGCACAACCCGGCATCCTGCCTCCCGTGCCCGCCGTCGGGCGCTACGTCTTTTTCTCGCTGGCGCACCGCGAGGGCGCGCGCGACGCCCTGGCCCGGCTGGCGCCGCTGGCGGATGGCGCGACGGTGGTGGTGGCGCTCGGGCCGTCGCTGGTGGCCGCCGTGGGCGCCGCGGTGCCTGGCCTGCGGGAGTTTCCCGCGATGGCGGGCCCTGGCGTCGAAGTGCCTTCCACGCCCACGGCGCTGCTGTGCTGGCTGCGCGGCAGCGACCGCGGCGACCTGGTGCTCAAGACGCGCCTGCTCGAAAAGGCCCTGGCGCCGGCGTTCCACCTGGACCGCGCGATCGAGGCCTTCCGCCACGGCCCGGTGGACAGCGACCATGGCCGCGACCTCACGGGCTATGAGGACGGCACCGAAAACCCCGAAGGCGAGGCTGCCGAGGCAGCCGCCTTCGTGCAGGCCGGCGGGCCGGGGCTGGACGGGTCGAGCTTCGTGGCCGTGCAGCAGTGGGTGCACGATTTCGACGCCTTCGAGCGCATGAGCCCCGCCGAGCAGGACAATGCCATCGGCCGCCGGCGCAGCGACAACGAGGAGCTGGAAGACGCGCCCGAGGCCTCGCACGTCAAGCGCACGGCGCAGGAGAGCTTCGATCCCGAGGCCTTCGTGCTGCGCCGCTCCATGCCCTGGGCCATGGGGTCGCGCGCCGGCCTGCTGTTCGTGGCCTTCGGCAAGTCGCTGGACGCGTTCGAGGCGCAGATGCGCCGCATGGCCGGGCAGGACGACGGCATCGTGGACGCGCTGTTCGGTTTCTCCCGGCCGCTGTCGGGCGCCTACTTCTGGTGCCCGCCGATGCTGGGCGGCCGGCTCGACCTGCGGCAGCTCGGCCTGTGA